From Sporosarcina sp. Marseille-Q4943, the proteins below share one genomic window:
- a CDS encoding tyrosine-protein phosphatase, with the protein MIDVHCHILFGVDDGPKTIEDTIRIVEKAALEGITDMIATPHAFSPHYHVPKEEIQAQIRLLTDCLRAGGYPVNLHTGQEVRLHPQVIEKIMKREVMTLAESRYLLLELPSQSIPLYTVSVIQSMIENGVLPIIAHPERNRAIAEKPARLEQLIRHGAFAQVNAGSLAGHFGKRVQRLSIQLVEANLIHTYGSDVHDTKSRPLLFNEGLSYLEKKKKHDSIDILLENNKRILTDEPFIILEPEIPVTKKWWKRIN; encoded by the coding sequence ATGATTGACGTACACTGCCATATCTTGTTTGGTGTGGACGATGGACCGAAAACAATAGAGGATACAATACGTATTGTGGAAAAAGCAGCACTGGAAGGAATTACGGACATGATTGCAACACCACATGCATTCAGTCCTCATTACCATGTCCCGAAAGAAGAAATCCAAGCTCAAATTCGACTTCTTACTGATTGCTTGCGGGCAGGGGGGTATCCAGTCAATCTCCACACAGGACAGGAAGTGCGGCTTCATCCCCAAGTCATAGAAAAAATAATGAAGCGTGAAGTGATGACGCTAGCAGAATCACGTTATCTATTACTTGAACTGCCGTCACAATCTATTCCGCTCTATACAGTAAGTGTCATACAATCGATGATTGAAAACGGCGTCTTGCCAATTATTGCACACCCCGAACGGAACAGGGCCATTGCTGAGAAACCTGCCCGACTCGAACAGTTAATACGGCATGGTGCGTTTGCACAGGTGAATGCTGGGAGCCTAGCAGGACATTTCGGGAAACGTGTTCAAAGACTTTCAATTCAACTTGTCGAAGCGAATCTAATTCATACATATGGATCGGATGTTCATGATACAAAATCGAGACCATTATTGTTCAATGAAGGACTTAGCTATCTAGAAAAAAAGAAAAAACACGATAGCATTGACATCCTACTAGAGAACAACAAACGTATTTTAACAGACGAACCATTCATCATTCTAGAGCCGGAAATTCCGGTAACAAAAAAATGGTGGAAACGAATCAACTAG
- a CDS encoding CpsD/CapB family tyrosine-protein kinase: MFKKKKKKKNGRTASRKLVTRDAPKSITLEQFRMIRENINFLRPDKKLKTLLFTSSSSGEGKSTLAANVAIVFAQAGKRVLLVDADMRKPTVHYTFKSTTSPGLSYLLTRQRGLDEVVKRTQIKGLELVTCGKMPINPAELLGSKAMDDLIIEMKAKYDVIIIDAPPILLVVDSQILSNKCDGTILVVSSGKTEKNSVIRAKGLLETSKANVLGVILNNYKIEKGDYYYNYDGAKE, encoded by the coding sequence ATGTTCAAGAAGAAAAAGAAAAAGAAAAACGGACGAACAGCGTCACGTAAGCTTGTTACGAGAGATGCTCCTAAGTCAATCACGTTAGAGCAATTCCGAATGATTCGAGAGAATATTAATTTTTTGCGGCCGGACAAAAAGTTAAAGACTCTTCTTTTCACTTCTTCATCTTCTGGGGAAGGGAAGTCGACATTGGCAGCAAACGTCGCCATTGTTTTCGCGCAAGCTGGGAAGAGAGTACTTCTAGTTGATGCGGATATGAGAAAACCTACGGTGCATTATACGTTTAAATCGACAACTTCTCCTGGTCTATCCTATTTATTAACAAGACAAAGAGGTTTGGACGAGGTGGTGAAAAGAACCCAGATCAAAGGGCTAGAACTTGTTACTTGTGGGAAGATGCCGATAAACCCCGCTGAACTCCTTGGTTCAAAAGCGATGGATGATCTGATCATTGAAATGAAAGCGAAGTATGACGTGATTATCATCGACGCACCTCCAATACTTTTAGTTGTGGACTCCCAAATTCTTTCAAATAAATGTGATGGAACAATCTTAGTCGTCAGTTCTGGAAAAACCGAGAAAAACAGTGTGATAAGGGCGAAGGGATTGTTGGAAACTTCTAAAGCTAATGTTTTAGGAGTCATTTTGAACAATTATAAAATTGAAAAAGGAGATTACTATTACAACTACGATGGTGCAAAAGAATAA
- a CDS encoding YveK family protein, translating to MPIEETISLHDLFRVLKRRSVFIISTALFAVILTGIISYLFLTPIYQASTQILINQKQTEQLQVNAQDIQTNIQLINTYTVIIKSPAILSKVIEILDLDTTPALLEKKIKVETTQDSQVIKISVNDREHYRSVDIANTIVEVLQEEIQILMNVNNIYILSPAVYLENPLPAKPNPLLNMTIAAVCGLMIGVGMAFLRHYLDMTVKTERDVEELLGFPVIGVVSPITEVDASKIKGLFGRIWRRGG from the coding sequence ATGCCTATTGAAGAAACAATCAGTCTACATGATTTGTTTAGAGTATTAAAAAGGCGGTCCGTATTCATTATTAGTACGGCCCTATTCGCAGTGATACTAACTGGAATAATAAGCTACTTATTCTTGACACCTATATACCAAGCGTCAACACAAATCCTCATCAATCAGAAGCAGACCGAACAACTCCAAGTTAATGCGCAGGATATTCAGACGAATATTCAACTCATTAATACATATACCGTCATTATCAAAAGCCCCGCAATCCTTTCAAAAGTCATTGAAATTCTGGACTTGGATACAACTCCGGCTTTACTTGAAAAAAAGATAAAGGTCGAAACTACACAAGACTCCCAAGTGATTAAAATTAGTGTGAACGATCGGGAACATTATCGATCGGTAGATATAGCCAATACAATTGTAGAAGTTCTTCAAGAGGAAATCCAAATACTTATGAACGTTAATAACATTTACATTCTCTCTCCGGCTGTCTATCTCGAGAATCCATTGCCTGCTAAGCCAAATCCGTTACTTAATATGACAATCGCGGCTGTCTGTGGATTGATGATAGGAGTTGGAATGGCGTTCCTTCGGCATTATTTGGATATGACCGTTAAAACAGAGCGGGATGTTGAAGAATTATTAGGATTTCCGGTTATTGGGGTTGTAAGTCCGATTACAGAAGTGGATGCGAGTAAAATAAAAGGGTTATTCGGTCGTATATGGAGAAGGGGAGGATAG
- a CDS encoding arsenic resistance protein has product MITRDKLEETQISLYAIVLLIAAGFGLFRPDFAGRLDVTISVVIAILMYSMFSQIPFASLRNPFTNRRFIGALLTVNYIAVPIVVWLLSKFLPDYPPLLLGVYLVLLTPCIDYVIVFTSLGRGNEKLLLMATPILFVTQMLLLPLYLWLFMGRDALGIVEAGPFIEAFFGLIVIPLGVAILIQLYAKKSKAGASVIELSAWLPVPFMALTLFVIVASQIGKLSASIDFLLKVIPIYIAFMIIMPAISRFVAKLFDLEIKTGRALIFSGSIRNSLVVLPLALALHESVSTLVVAIIVTQTIVELIGSLIYIRVVPNWLLRDKMI; this is encoded by the coding sequence ATGATTACGAGAGATAAATTGGAAGAAACACAAATTAGTTTATATGCAATTGTTCTTTTGATTGCAGCCGGGTTCGGATTATTCAGGCCGGATTTCGCAGGACGATTGGATGTGACGATTTCTGTAGTCATAGCTATATTAATGTATAGTATGTTTTCTCAAATTCCTTTCGCTTCCTTGAGAAACCCATTTACAAATCGCCGTTTTATCGGAGCTTTACTAACGGTTAACTACATAGCTGTGCCTATTGTCGTTTGGCTGCTGTCAAAGTTTTTGCCTGACTATCCACCATTGCTGCTCGGGGTTTATTTAGTATTGCTAACCCCCTGCATTGACTATGTTATCGTGTTCACTTCTTTAGGTCGTGGCAATGAAAAGCTATTACTGATGGCAACACCTATTCTTTTCGTAACGCAGATGCTCCTCTTACCTTTGTATTTGTGGTTGTTTATGGGAAGGGATGCGCTTGGAATAGTGGAAGCCGGGCCGTTTATCGAAGCGTTTTTCGGACTTATCGTCATTCCGCTAGGGGTTGCTATTCTAATTCAGTTATACGCAAAAAAATCTAAAGCCGGAGCAAGCGTCATCGAGCTCTCAGCATGGCTTCCAGTTCCGTTCATGGCCCTTACCTTATTTGTTATTGTGGCTTCTCAAATAGGAAAATTATCTGCATCTATCGATTTCCTACTAAAAGTAATTCCTATCTATATCGCTTTTATGATTATCATGCCTGCTATCTCCCGGTTCGTTGCGAAGCTATTCGACCTTGAGATTAAAACCGGCCGCGCACTGATTTTTAGTGGATCAATACGTAATTCGCTCGTCGTCCTTCCACTCGCATTAGCATTGCACGAAAGTGTGAGCACGTTAGTTGTAGCCATCATTGTCACCCAAACAATCGTGGAGCTGATCGGTTCACTTATTTACATAAGAGTCGTTCCGAATTGGCTTTTACGTGACAAAATGATCTAA
- the cydC gene encoding thiol reductant ABC exporter subunit CydC has translation MNTWITPYMKQHKGRMLLAVLLGVLGVASSVMLLFISGYLISKSALRPENIMIVYVPIVAVRAFSISQAVMRYLERLVGHDVILRILEKMRTRLYRVLEPQALLLQARYKTGDLLSMLSEDIEHLQDFYLRTVFPSILSLFVYGTLIGVLGLFDWVFALMMALVLAVIVFLIPSISLIVTRRKYIALKQGRNQLYAQLTDAVFGLSDWIASGRIETFLTDYKADEQGLLEIEKKMKRWQHLRSGVVQLVIGIAVISMIVWAGNQAETGQIEPTVIAAFTLMMLAITDALSPASEAIERIPAYEESLRRLYEVENVDNLPSTPQPAAAIREANGPAIEIRNVSYRYPESKEDVISGISLTIDSGKKVAVLGRSGTGKSTLLKLLSGALQPTAGNIFINGEKASQSLLAKSISILNQKSHLFDTTVENNIRIGRPEATEEDVLEVAGQAQLTKLLASIRTGLKTPMEEMGHRFSGGERQRIALARVLLQQTPIVIFDEPTIGLDPKTEHDLLQTMFYAAKDKTVIWVTHHLAGIEQMDEIIFLEDGNIALQGDHEELLATSAKYRALYEMDQGT, from the coding sequence GTGAATACATGGATTACCCCTTATATGAAACAACATAAAGGAAGGATGCTGCTTGCCGTACTATTGGGCGTGCTTGGCGTCGCTTCCAGTGTGATGTTATTGTTCATATCGGGTTATTTGATTTCAAAATCAGCCCTTCGCCCGGAAAATATTATGATCGTCTACGTTCCCATTGTGGCGGTACGGGCGTTTAGTATAAGCCAGGCGGTCATGCGTTATTTGGAACGCCTCGTTGGACATGATGTCATACTGCGTATTTTGGAGAAAATGCGTACACGACTGTACCGTGTTCTAGAGCCGCAGGCATTATTATTACAAGCGCGTTATAAAACGGGCGACTTATTGAGTATGTTGTCAGAGGACATCGAGCATTTGCAAGATTTCTATTTACGAACTGTTTTTCCGAGTATTTTATCGCTTTTCGTTTATGGTACGTTAATTGGCGTACTTGGTTTATTTGACTGGGTATTTGCCCTCATGATGGCGCTCGTGTTAGCGGTTATTGTATTCTTGATTCCTTCTATTTCGTTAATTGTCACACGGCGTAAATATATCGCGTTAAAACAAGGGCGCAATCAATTATACGCGCAATTAACCGATGCCGTTTTCGGCTTATCGGATTGGATTGCAAGCGGACGAATTGAAACCTTTTTAACAGATTATAAAGCCGATGAACAAGGATTATTAGAAATAGAGAAGAAAATGAAGCGTTGGCAACATTTGCGAAGTGGTGTGGTTCAACTTGTCATCGGCATTGCAGTGATCTCGATGATTGTTTGGGCAGGCAACCAAGCGGAGACAGGGCAAATAGAACCAACTGTAATTGCAGCTTTTACATTAATGATGTTAGCAATTACCGATGCCCTTTCACCGGCTTCTGAAGCGATTGAACGAATCCCTGCATATGAAGAATCTCTTCGCCGTTTATACGAGGTTGAAAATGTCGATAATCTCCCTAGCACTCCGCAGCCGGCAGCAGCTATTCGCGAAGCAAACGGACCAGCGATTGAAATAAGAAATGTATCCTATCGTTATCCCGAAAGCAAGGAAGATGTCATAAGTGGTATATCTTTAACGATTGACAGCGGAAAGAAAGTTGCCGTTCTAGGTCGTAGCGGTACGGGCAAATCAACGCTGTTAAAACTCTTATCAGGCGCACTTCAGCCGACAGCAGGAAATATTTTCATCAACGGTGAAAAAGCAAGCCAAAGCTTGCTAGCCAAATCAATTTCAATTTTGAATCAAAAATCACATCTTTTTGATACAACGGTTGAAAACAATATTCGGATCGGACGCCCGGAAGCAACAGAGGAAGATGTTTTAGAAGTTGCTGGACAAGCACAATTAACGAAATTACTCGCTTCAATCCGAACAGGATTGAAAACGCCGATGGAAGAAATGGGGCATCGATTTTCAGGCGGTGAACGTCAACGAATTGCATTAGCCCGCGTCCTTTTACAACAAACGCCGATTGTTATTTTTGATGAACCAACGATTGGACTTGATCCGAAAACAGAACATGACCTACTGCAAACAATGTTCTATGCAGCTAAAGATAAGACAGTCATTTGGGTGACACATCATTTAGCGGGCATCGAACAAATGGATGAAATCATCTTTCTGGAAGATGGGAACATCGCCTTACAAGGAGATCATGAAGAGTTGCTAGCGACTTCCGCAAAATACCGTGCGTTGTATGAAATGGATCAAGGGACTTAA
- the cydD gene encoding thiol reductant ABC exporter subunit CydD, with product MERKKGLPSYPGSRSLYMTLTIFIFLEACAIVLQAIFLGRSVTFLFQGASVQTIWKDLLLFLVFFVMRHILSHVQQLFAERFAVRTTKALREQLTASYFKLGPRFAQTNGTGRLVTLAIEGIEQVKTYLEITIPRMIRTFIIPAVLAIYIFTLDKVSSIILVATVPIIIIFMILLGMAAQKMADRQYKTYRVLSNHFIDTLKGLETLTYLGVSERHEGKIARVSKRYRKATMKTLRIAFLSSFALDFFTSLSIAFVAVGLGFRLIDGAMILLPALTILILAPEYFLPIRQVGTDYHATLDGQIALEQIESIIKEHQNTTLPEMNSKIEWGPMSKIAFHEVTVSQDDEEKMILNKLQFSWEGNGTIGIVGESGAGKSTFIDIIAGFLQPTSGLIEVNLEETPSLMRTDWTSQIAYIPQHPYIFPTSIKENIRFYEPTATDEEVEQVIDETGLRSLVEQLPKKMDSHIGEGGRSLSGGQEQRIAMARALVSKRPIIVLDEPTAHLDIETEYELKQSMLRLFEGKLVFLATHRIHWMKEMDHVVVLKEGSLVESGTHDELIRKQGMYTELIRHNRGRGGTL from the coding sequence ATGGAAAGAAAAAAAGGACTACCATCTTACCCAGGCAGCCGTTCTCTCTATATGACCCTGACGATCTTCATTTTTTTAGAAGCGTGTGCAATCGTCCTTCAAGCCATTTTCCTCGGACGAAGTGTGACATTTTTATTCCAAGGGGCGTCTGTTCAAACAATCTGGAAAGACCTACTATTATTCCTCGTGTTTTTTGTCATGCGTCATATCTTGTCCCACGTCCAGCAACTGTTCGCGGAGCGCTTTGCAGTTCGAACGACGAAAGCGTTACGCGAACAACTTACCGCCTCCTATTTTAAGCTCGGTCCTAGATTTGCACAGACAAACGGAACAGGAAGACTTGTTACGCTTGCGATTGAAGGGATTGAACAAGTTAAAACTTATTTGGAAATTACGATCCCGCGCATGATTCGGACATTTATCATCCCGGCGGTACTTGCGATTTATATTTTTACACTCGACAAAGTATCATCCATCATTTTAGTCGCGACTGTCCCAATCATTATCATTTTCATGATTTTACTCGGGATGGCGGCGCAAAAGATGGCGGACAGACAGTATAAAACCTATCGTGTTTTATCGAATCACTTCATCGATACGTTAAAAGGATTGGAAACGCTAACCTATTTAGGAGTAAGCGAAAGGCATGAAGGGAAAATTGCACGTGTCAGCAAACGATACCGAAAAGCGACGATGAAAACCCTTCGCATTGCATTTCTTTCGTCGTTTGCACTCGATTTCTTTACGAGTTTGTCCATCGCATTCGTTGCGGTTGGACTTGGTTTTCGCCTCATCGACGGTGCGATGATCCTTCTTCCGGCTTTAACGATTCTTATTTTAGCACCTGAATACTTCTTGCCGATCCGACAAGTTGGAACCGACTATCATGCGACGTTGGACGGACAAATTGCTTTAGAACAAATAGAGTCCATCATCAAAGAACATCAGAATACAACTCTTCCTGAGATGAACTCCAAAATCGAATGGGGACCCATGAGCAAGATTGCATTTCATGAAGTAACGGTGAGTCAAGACGACGAAGAAAAAATGATCTTAAATAAACTACAATTTTCGTGGGAAGGTAATGGAACAATTGGGATTGTAGGAGAGTCGGGTGCTGGGAAGTCAACATTCATCGATATTATTGCAGGTTTTTTACAGCCGACAAGTGGACTCATTGAAGTGAATCTAGAAGAAACCCCCTCGCTCATGCGAACGGATTGGACAAGTCAGATTGCCTATATCCCGCAGCATCCCTATATTTTCCCGACTTCGATTAAAGAAAATATTCGATTCTACGAACCGACTGCTACTGATGAGGAAGTTGAGCAGGTCATCGATGAAACAGGTCTTCGCTCTCTCGTTGAACAATTGCCTAAGAAAATGGATTCCCATATTGGTGAGGGGGGTCGTTCGTTAAGCGGCGGTCAAGAACAACGAATTGCGATGGCCCGCGCGTTGGTAAGTAAACGACCTATTATTGTTCTCGATGAACCAACAGCACATCTTGACATTGAGACAGAATATGAGTTGAAACAGTCGATGCTTCGCCTTTTTGAAGGGAAACTTGTCTTTCTTGCGACACATCGAATTCATTGGATGAAGGAAATGGATCATGTCGTTGTATTAAAAGAGGGAAGTCTTGTCGAAAGTGGTACGCATGATGAATTAATTCGGAAACAAGGTATGTATACAGAACTGATTAGACATAACCGGGGGAGGGGAGGAACGCTGTGA
- the cydB gene encoding cytochrome d ubiquinol oxidase subunit II — MFTLFFVLEGFDFGVGTVAKYLGRDDYEKRVYLNSIGPFWDANEVWLISAGAAMFAAFPHWYATLFSGFYIAFVFMLLALILRGVAFEFRGKVDHPIWKNVWDWALFFGSAVPPFLWGVALTNFMTGVPIDEHKEMIGGFLQLLHPFALLGGVMFTLLCIVHGLQFITLRTEGELQERARVASSRFAPAVLLALLAFAAVGLWKTDIFTAHGTGWIALPLLAWVTLLLSSIFNKKKRESFSFLMTTITIIALTASVFIGLFPRVMISTLGAANDLTVYNASSGDYSLKVMSYISLTLIPFVLAYQGWSYYVFRERLKGKDQLEY; from the coding sequence ATGTTCACTTTATTCTTCGTACTTGAAGGATTTGACTTTGGTGTCGGAACGGTTGCCAAGTATCTGGGACGCGACGATTATGAAAAACGCGTCTATTTAAACTCTATCGGTCCTTTTTGGGATGCCAATGAAGTGTGGCTCATTTCAGCGGGCGCCGCGATGTTTGCGGCATTTCCGCATTGGTATGCAACGCTGTTTAGTGGTTTTTATATTGCCTTTGTGTTTATGCTGCTGGCGTTAATTTTACGCGGTGTCGCTTTTGAATTTAGAGGAAAGGTAGATCATCCCATTTGGAAAAATGTGTGGGATTGGGCCCTCTTCTTCGGAAGTGCTGTTCCCCCGTTTCTTTGGGGGGTGGCATTGACGAATTTCATGACAGGTGTCCCAATCGATGAGCATAAAGAGATGATCGGTGGATTTCTACAATTGCTTCATCCATTTGCCTTGCTCGGCGGTGTGATGTTTACGCTTCTTTGTATCGTGCATGGATTGCAATTTATCACACTTCGAACAGAAGGCGAATTACAAGAACGTGCAAGAGTTGCATCATCGAGGTTTGCACCCGCTGTGCTACTTGCCTTACTTGCTTTTGCCGCAGTCGGACTTTGGAAAACAGATATTTTCACTGCACACGGAACAGGATGGATTGCGCTGCCACTTCTAGCTTGGGTTACTTTGCTCCTCTCAAGCATATTCAATAAAAAGAAGAGGGAAAGTTTCTCATTTTTAATGACGACCATTACAATCATTGCGTTAACCGCAAGTGTTTTCATCGGACTGTTTCCTCGTGTCATGATTAGTACGCTTGGCGCAGCAAATGATTTAACGGTCTATAATGCGTCATCGGGAGACTATTCATTAAAAGTGATGAGTTATATTTCGTTAACGCTAATTCCTTTCGTATTAGCTTACCAAGGATGGAGCTATTACGTATTTCGTGAACGTCTTAAAGGGAAGGACCAGTTGGAGTATTAA
- a CDS encoding cytochrome ubiquinol oxidase subunit I: MDPIILARIQFASTTIFHYLFVPLSIGLALTIAIMQTIYHRTGDEKYKKLTKFWGKLFLINFAVGVVTGILQEFQFGMNWSTYSRFVGDVFGPSLAIEGLLAFFMESTFIGLWVFGWNRLPKRIHLLSIWLVLFGTVLSAFWILTANSFMHHPVGFEYFEGRAQMNDFLALLTNPQLWVQFPHVLFSAFATGAFFVAGVSAWKIRKRQQVDMFKKSFQISIIIATVSTIVVLLVGHQQAVHLLTTQPMKMAAAEALWEDSPDPAPFTVVAKINPDEKTTTNEIQIPYMLSVLSFNKFSGQVEGMNTIQEHYEEKYGPGNYIPPVRTVFWSFRTMVVAGTIMLLLGVLGWYVSRKNRLEQSPLLMKVMVYAISLPFIANSVGWLMTEMGRQPWVVFGVMKTEDAVSPNVTAGQVLFSLISFSTLYAILAGVAIYLYVRTIKQEENQEETVEVDAVDPFGKEEDYIWN; this comes from the coding sequence ATGGATCCGATTATTTTAGCAAGAATCCAATTTGCTTCAACAACAATATTTCATTACCTTTTCGTGCCACTTTCAATTGGTCTCGCATTAACAATTGCAATTATGCAAACAATTTATCACCGAACGGGCGATGAAAAGTATAAAAAACTGACGAAGTTTTGGGGTAAATTATTTCTCATTAACTTTGCAGTCGGTGTCGTAACAGGAATTTTACAAGAGTTTCAGTTCGGTATGAACTGGTCAACCTATTCAAGGTTCGTTGGAGATGTCTTTGGTCCATCACTTGCAATCGAAGGACTGCTCGCTTTCTTTATGGAGTCCACATTCATTGGATTATGGGTGTTCGGATGGAATCGTTTGCCAAAACGAATTCATTTACTATCTATTTGGCTCGTTCTGTTTGGAACTGTTCTTTCTGCATTTTGGATTTTAACAGCCAATTCATTTATGCATCACCCAGTTGGCTTTGAATATTTTGAAGGCAGAGCACAAATGAATGATTTCCTCGCATTATTAACAAACCCGCAATTATGGGTTCAGTTCCCACATGTTTTATTTTCTGCTTTTGCAACAGGGGCTTTTTTCGTGGCAGGCGTAAGTGCGTGGAAAATTCGAAAGAGACAACAAGTGGATATGTTCAAAAAATCTTTTCAGATTTCCATTATCATTGCCACGGTATCAACAATTGTCGTTCTTCTTGTCGGTCATCAACAAGCAGTGCATTTACTGACGACACAGCCTATGAAAATGGCGGCCGCGGAAGCTTTATGGGAAGACAGCCCAGATCCGGCACCGTTTACAGTCGTTGCAAAAATAAATCCTGATGAAAAAACAACGACTAATGAAATACAAATCCCTTATATGTTAAGCGTCTTGTCGTTCAATAAATTTAGTGGGCAAGTTGAAGGGATGAATACGATCCAAGAGCATTATGAAGAAAAGTATGGGCCTGGAAACTATATTCCACCTGTTCGAACAGTCTTTTGGAGCTTCCGTACAATGGTGGTTGCTGGCACGATCATGCTTCTTCTCGGAGTACTCGGCTGGTATGTATCAAGGAAAAATAGGCTCGAACAAAGTCCATTACTCATGAAAGTAATGGTGTATGCTATTTCATTACCGTTTATCGCTAACTCTGTCGGTTGGCTTATGACGGAAATGGGTCGTCAGCCTTGGGTCGTCTTCGGTGTCATGAAAACAGAAGATGCTGTATCTCCAAATGTAACAGCGGGGCAAGTTCTATTCTCGCTAATTTCATTTTCAACTTTGTATGCGATTTTAGCGGGGGTGGCGATTTACTTATACGTCCGCACAATTAAGCAAGAAGAAAATCAAGAAGAAACGGTTGAGGTTGACGCTGTTGACCCGTTCGGTAAGGAGGAGGATTATATTTGGAACTAA
- a CDS encoding four-helix bundle copper-binding protein, producing the protein MNTKYEECLKAILDCLEACNTCYDACLKEENVKMMAECIRLDRECADICAFAAQAITRNSPFINQILELCAEICDRCADECAKHNHDHCQRCAESCRKCADACRQMIG; encoded by the coding sequence ATGAATACAAAATACGAAGAGTGTCTCAAAGCAATCTTGGACTGTCTAGAGGCATGCAATACCTGTTACGATGCTTGCTTGAAAGAAGAAAATGTTAAGATGATGGCTGAATGTATTCGGTTGGACCGTGAATGCGCCGATATTTGTGCATTCGCTGCGCAAGCGATAACGCGAAATAGCCCATTCATTAATCAAATCTTAGAGCTCTGTGCAGAAATCTGTGATCGCTGCGCGGACGAATGTGCCAAACATAATCACGACCATTGCCAACGCTGTGCCGAGTCTTGCCGTAAGTGCGCCGACGCATGCCGACAAATGATAGGTTAA
- a CDS encoding C40 family peptidase, whose amino-acid sequence MRKRLIQTLLAVFLISSIPFISSTKVSAATPDEIATFAEKFYGTPYKFGGTTPSGFDCSGYIQYVFNNFNISVPRTSEDQFKVGTSISKENLKPGDLVFFANTYKKGISHTGIYLGNNKFISAKSRGVLKANLKTDPYWAPKYAGAKRVTTNIKVAFDPVQVKQDEQMSEVFKDLSVKHPAYEAIIALHEIGVINGYEDSTFKPERSITRGQAAAMINRKLKLKASTQVTFTDVKPNHQYAADIAALNEAGIFQGYETGEFGINDKLTRAHLAAIVDRAFDLQGKIGGEVQVASKYTDVPSSHWAADVIHALKTLDQTTVFQTTEFNIGKEATRAEFSAAIYSAISAK is encoded by the coding sequence ATGAGAAAACGATTGATTCAAACATTGCTAGCAGTGTTTCTAATTAGTTCAATACCTTTTATATCATCAACTAAAGTAAGTGCGGCAACGCCGGATGAGATTGCAACCTTTGCCGAAAAGTTTTATGGCACTCCTTATAAGTTTGGAGGTACAACGCCAAGCGGTTTTGATTGTTCCGGATACATACAATATGTCTTTAACAATTTTAACATCAGTGTACCAAGAACATCGGAAGATCAGTTTAAAGTCGGGACTTCAATAAGCAAAGAAAATTTGAAGCCTGGGGATCTTGTGTTTTTTGCAAATACATATAAAAAAGGCATTTCGCACACGGGAATCTACTTAGGGAATAACAAATTCATCTCGGCAAAGAGCAGAGGTGTGCTGAAAGCAAATTTGAAAACAGACCCTTACTGGGCTCCGAAATATGCCGGTGCAAAACGTGTTACAACAAATATTAAAGTTGCTTTTGACCCTGTACAGGTAAAACAGGATGAACAGATGAGTGAAGTATTTAAAGACTTATCGGTTAAACATCCTGCTTATGAGGCAATCATCGCATTACACGAAATTGGCGTAATAAACGGTTATGAAGATTCCACATTCAAACCTGAAAGGTCCATTACACGTGGACAAGCAGCTGCAATGATAAACCGTAAACTTAAGTTAAAAGCATCGACTCAAGTAACATTTACAGACGTTAAACCAAATCACCAATACGCAGCTGACATTGCGGCTTTGAATGAAGCAGGAATTTTCCAAGGGTATGAAACTGGGGAATTTGGCATTAACGACAAACTTACTCGCGCACATCTTGCTGCAATTGTAGATCGAGCATTTGACCTTCAAGGAAAAATTGGTGGGGAAGTACAGGTTGCAAGCAAATACACTGACGTACCATCAAGTCACTGGGCTGCAGATGTAATCCATGCTTTAAAGACGTTAGATCAGACAACAGTCTTCCAAACAACCGAATTCAATATTGGCAAGGAAGCGACACGCGCCGAGTTCTCTGCTGCCATTTATAGTGCGATTTCAGCTAAATAA